Part of the Flavobacterium okayamense genome, TTACCATATTTTTTATTTATATAAGATTAAAGGACAAAATTATCTTTAATTATTTTGTTTATCTATGATTCAAATCATATTAAAAATTATTTAATGATGTTTATTTTGCAATAAATAAAAAAGGATAAAAATATCCTTCATAATTTCTAACTAACACCTAAAATATGTTATCAAAATCACAAGCACGAGCATTTTTTTTAGGAGGAACTGTAGTAACCTTTTTAGTCTTTATAGGCTTAACCGTTTATTCGTTCATGCCTAAAAATGATCAAACTTATCATGATAAGATTGATGCAAAAGTTATTCGAGGAAAGGAAATTTGGGAATCGAATAATTGTATGGGTTGTCATACCATACTTGGGGAAGGAGGCTATTATGCTCCTGAACTTACAAAAGTAATCGAACGTCGAGGCGAAGGTTATGTAAAAGCAGTTTTACAATCACCTGTACCGTGGGCACCGAAAGGACGAAAAATGGTAAAATATCAAATGAACGATGCCGATGCAGAAGCTATGATTGCTTACTTTAAATGGATTGGTAATATAGATTTGAATGGTTTCGACCGTGTAGTATCACCTTTAGCGAAAGATAAATAATAATCCAAAAAATATAGAAAGATGAAATATAAATCACAAAAAGTAGCGTATTGGTTCTTTGGATTGTGTATGTTATTATTTGCATTACAAATTATCTACGGTTTTATAATGGGCTTTGCCCGTATTGGAATGGATGGTCTTCACGATTTTATACCGTTCAATACAGCGAGAGCCGTTCACACAAATTTATTAGTAGTTTGGTTGTTAACTGGTTTTATGGGGGCAGCTTATTACATTATTCCTGAAGAAGCACAACGCGAATTAATCAGCGTAAAATGGGCGTATGTTCAGTTAATTTCCTTAGCTGTTGTTGGTGTTTTAGCCATCGTTGGCTATCATTTTAATATTTGGGAAGGAAGAAAATTTCTTGAGATTCCAAGAGAATTAGACTTTTTAGTTGTCGTAAATGTACTATTGTTTTTAGGACTAATTTTAGGGACACTCTTTAAAGCAGAAAGACGAACAACAACTGCTTTAGTACTCTCAATGGGATTGCTTTTTGCAGCCTTGTTGTATTTACCAGGAATGATTTGGTTCGATAGCCAAGTAACCGATTCATTTTTTCGTTGGTGGGTAGTTCACTTGTGGGTAGAAGGTGTATGGGAATTGATTATGGGCGGTATTTTATCGTACTTATTAATCAAATTAACCGGAGTTGACCGTGAGGTTATTGAAAAATGGTTATATGTAATTGTAGGTTTAACTTTCCTTTCAGGTTTATTAGGAACAGGACATCACTATTATTATATCGGAGTAAACAAAATTTGGTTAATTGTCGGTGGAATCTTTTCGGCATTAGAACCGTTAGCATTCTTAGCAATGGCATTATTTGCAGTATATATGTATAGAAAAGGTGAAAAATCGCATCCAAATAAAATTGCTTTATTCTGGACAATTGGTGCTTCAATTGTATCTTTCATTGGAGCTGGATTATTAGGATTTGCGCATACTTTACCACAAACAAATATTTATACACACGGAACATTAGTAACCGCTATGCACGGACACTATGCGTTTTGGGGAGCTTATGCTATGATTGTTTTAGCAATTATTAGTTATGCACTTCCAAATATAACAGGGCGTAAATTATACGATAGCACAAGAGGTCATATGGCATTTTGGTTGTCAAATATCGGAATGTTAGGAATGACTGTAGCCTTTGGTGTTGCTGGTGTTGCTCAAGTATACATGGAACGTAAAATGAAAATGGATTTCATGGATGTACAAAACGAAATCAGTATTCACTTTGTAGTATTGTTGCTTTGTGCCACATTATTTACAACCGGAATTACCTTATACATCTTAGAGTTTATCAAATATGGTAAACCTACAGATGAAGCTCTAGTAAAAGAATAGTAAAGGTTAGTTTTTAATCTTTGATTAGCGTTTAATAACTAACCCTGCCGAAACCAATTGCCCAGAGTTGTCACTGCCCGCTTTTGGTTTCGGTTTTTTTAAAAATAAATTGCCATGAAAGTAGCTGAAAAAACCATTTTTTACAAAGCAGTTTGCTCTGAAATTGAAATTTTTAATCAAATCAACCAATTGCGATTGCCTTTATTATTGAAAGGACCAACAGGCTCTGGAAAATCTCGATTTATCGAATATATGGCAAATGAAGTTAACAAAACATTAGTCACTGTAAGTTGTCACGAGGAAACTTCTGCAACCGATTTAATAGGACGTTTTATTATTAAAGGAAGTGAAACGGTTTGGATTGACGGACCATTATCTATCGCTGTAAAAAACGGTTATATTTTATATCTAGATGAAGTTGCCGAAGCACGTCCAGATGTTATTGTAGCCATTCACTCTTTAACCGATCATAGAAGGGAACTTTTTATTGATAAATTAGGTGAAACCATTAGGGCACATTCTGATTTTCTACTAGTAGCCTCTTTCAATCCAGGATATCAAAAAGGTTTTAAAGAATTAAAACCTTCAACACGTCAGCGTTTTGTTGCGCTTTCATTCGATTATCCAAAGCCTAAAATTGAAGCAGAAATTTTAGTGAATGAAACAGGAATTCAAGCAGATATTGCTCAAAAATTAGTCGCAATCGGAACTAAAATCAGAAATCTTACCGAATTAGGGCTAACCGAAACCGTTTCCACTCGATTATTAGTGGACGCCGCGAAACTTATCAATAACGGATTACCAAAACGATTAGCCGTTCACGTTGCCGTTGTTGAACCTTTAACAGATGAGCAAGAAACCATTCAAGCTTTAAACGATTTGTGCGATTTAATGATTTAAAGATTTGAGATATGGGCTTAGAATTAGACGAGATTATCTATAAAAGAGTACTCAAGTACTTTAAAAATAAACGACTCAATGATGCCGAAATTCTGAGCCGTCAAATCAACTTATCTGATATCAAACCGCGATTGACTCTTTTTGCAAGAGCGATTTGTGGTGCGCCAATCGAAATTTTTCCAGCCGAACGAGAAGGTGGTTATAAAAACAAAAACTTCTTTCTTCCAATAAATTGTTCGCTTTTTCCAACAAAAGAGGAAAATCTGAAATTTTATTTTTTCAGAACGGTGTATTTGAGTATTCAGAAACAACTGAATTTGAATTGGGATAACCAAGATAATTCACCAGAACTTTCTTTGGAAAAAGCCTTTGAAACAGCGCCATTAGTCATTGGTGAAATGTTTGAAAAATATCCATCCATGCAAGAGTTTTATTATGATGCGGTTCCAAAATTACCCGTTAATAAAAAAGACCAATCCATTGATTATTCTTGGCTGTACGGAAAATGGATGAAAAACACTCAAGAAATTGAAGATGAAAATGTGTTACAAAACTTTGATGACAATACTAAGAAAATAAAAAATAATGTTGTAGCCGAAACTACGCTTCATGCAAAAGCTGTTGAAGAAATTGAGTCGCTTACTATTGACAAAAAACAACAAGAAGATTATGTGCTTATGCACAGTTTCGAGAAAATTGAAACTGCAGAAGAATTCAACGGAAATTGGCGCGATTTTGATGGAAAAGATGATTTAAAAGATCATCAAGAAGCCTTGGAAGAAATGAACATGAAGTTTACGGTTCGGGTTGATGATATGGTGCATTCTGTATATCAAGCAGATTTTGTTGAAAACACTTCTATAGCCGAAAGTGCTGAAATAGATGAAAAGGGTTTTCATTTAAAATACGACGAGTGGGATTTTAAAAAACGAAAATACTTAACAGATTTCTGTAAAGTATATCCGAAAACCCAACTTAAAACACATTCGCCTTATTATAAAAACACGATGGCGAAGTACAAAACCACTTTAAATGGTTTACGAAAAATGCTGACCAGTGTCAATAATAAAATGCAGCAACAACGAAGACAATCACAAGGTGACGCTTTCGATTTAGATGCATTAACCGATTTATATACCGACATTCATTCTGGAAAATCGCCAGACGAACGCATTTATTTATCTCAAAGAAAGAAAGATAAAGACCTTACTATTTTGGTTTTGCTAGATATTAGTCTTTCAAGCGATGGTTATGCCGCAGGAAATCGTGTGATTGATGTAGAAAAAGAAGTTTCCATTTTATTTGGGGAAATCCTGCACGAGTTCGATATCGATTTTGCTATTGACGGATTTTATTCCAAAACTAGAAATTTCACAACTTATCTCACTTTGAAAGATTTCAACGAAAGTTGGAACAAAGCCAAACATAAAATCGGAGCTGTTGAGCCTAATGGATATACTCGAATTGGTCCCGCTTTACGTCACGCTGGAGCAAGAATGGATCAATTGGATGCTAAAAATAAATGGATTATCGTGCTTTCCGATGGAAAACCAAACGATTACGATAAATACGAAGGACAACATGGCATTCAAGATATTAAACAAGCATTACGAGAATTGAACGAGCGAAAAATTAATTCGTATGCCTTAGCTATTGAAGCACAAGCCAAATATTATTTACCGCAAATGTTCGGTCAAAATCATTATCAAATACTAACATCTCCCGTAGCTTTACTAAAATCATTAGTAAAACTATATGAGAAAATCAAACATCAATAAAATGTCAACATCAGAAACACATACAAAAGTGATTGAAGGACATCCTATTCATACTTATTTTGTAGAAACCGATTTGATTCATCAATTATTAGAAGAATTAAATAGTATTAATCCAAAAGAAGAATTTCAGAAATTTTATAACATTTTCAATCATTTAGCAACTGTTGAAAGACGATTTGAACGAAAAGAAAATCAATTATTTCCGTTTTTAGAACAAAAAGGCTGGACAGGACCTTCTCGAAATATGTGGTCGTTTCACGATACGATTAGAGAAATGTTTCGAATTGTTAGAAAAAATTTAGAAGACCAAGATTTTACTTCAGCCAAGCATAATACCAATTTGATTTCTCAAAATTTATATCGTCTATTAGAAGTAGAAGAAAACGTTTTATTTCCGAATGCTTTAGAAATGTTATCAGATGAAGATTGGATAAAAATGCGAAAAGGTGAAGACGAAATTGGTTGGATGTTGACAGAAACTCCACCAAAATTTCCAAAAGAATCAGAATACATTCATCCTTCTCAAAATACAGAATGCAGAACCGATGTGGTTTTCAACGAAAACGCAACGCATTACGATGAAGGCTTTATGACTGTTGAACAAGTGAACTTACTATTCAAAACATTACCAATTGATTTAACGTATGTAGATGAAAACGATAAAGTAATTTTCTACAATCGCGGTGAAGAACGTGTTTTTCCGAGAAGTGCTGGAATTATTGGTAGAGAAGTTCGTTTTTGTCATCCGCCTAAAAGTGTGGATACTGTTTTGCAAATTTTAGAAGCGTTTAGAAAAGGCGAACAAAACGAAGCTTCTTTCTGGATTAACTACAAAGAGCGTCTGATTTACATTCGTTATTTCGCAGTTCATGATGCTCAGAAACATTACAAAGGCGTAATCGAAATGTCACAAGATATTACCGACATCAAGCAAATTAATGGAGAAAAAAGATTGTTAGAATGGAGATAAAAGAAAAATCAATATACTATCCGCCAGGGGGCATTTTAATTTGGATTATTACTTATTTGGAGCTTATCACTTTCGGAATGGCAATTTTAGCATTAGCGTATTACGGTTCAGAAGAGCGTGAATTATTTCATAACAGTAGTTTAAAACTGAATAAAAAAATTGGAACAATAAATACGATTTTGTTGTTAACTAGTGGTTTTTTTGTAGCCAAAGGAATTCATTTTTTTAAAGCCGCTAATATCAAAAAGACGTTGTTTTATTTCAATTGTGCAATGGTTGGAGGTCTTGGATTTTTAGTTTTAAAATCATTTGAATATTACGAAAAATTAGACGCCGGATTACACATGGATTACAATTCGTTTTTTAGATTTTATTGGCTATTAACGGGTTTTCATTTTATACATGTAGTTGTTGGATTGGTAATTTTATTAGTAATTACGTTTTCCATTAGAAAAAAACAAACAGAAGCAACCTTTGAAAACATCGAAGCTAGCGCCAGTTTTTGGCACATGTGCGATTTAATTTGGTTGCTTTTATTTCCAGTACTTTATTTACTTTTTTAAATGATAGATTATGAAAGATACAATTTCTTCTACGTTTATTTTGTTGTTGGCACTAACTGTAATTGCTGCTTTTTTAGCATTAAATGTAAGTGCAGAGATTATGGCAACAACGGTTGTGACTTTAGCTTTAATTAAGTTTTGGTTGGTAGCTTTTCAATTTATGGAATTAAAAAAAGCGCATCCTTTTTGGAAATATATGATTTTAGGTTTTGGTAGTTTAATGATGATAATTT contains:
- a CDS encoding c-type cytochrome, whose translation is MLSKSQARAFFLGGTVVTFLVFIGLTVYSFMPKNDQTYHDKIDAKVIRGKEIWESNNCMGCHTILGEGGYYAPELTKVIERRGEGYVKAVLQSPVPWAPKGRKMVKYQMNDADAEAMIAYFKWIGNIDLNGFDRVVSPLAKDK
- a CDS encoding cbb3-type cytochrome c oxidase subunit I, with product MKYKSQKVAYWFFGLCMLLFALQIIYGFIMGFARIGMDGLHDFIPFNTARAVHTNLLVVWLLTGFMGAAYYIIPEEAQRELISVKWAYVQLISLAVVGVLAIVGYHFNIWEGRKFLEIPRELDFLVVVNVLLFLGLILGTLFKAERRTTTALVLSMGLLFAALLYLPGMIWFDSQVTDSFFRWWVVHLWVEGVWELIMGGILSYLLIKLTGVDREVIEKWLYVIVGLTFLSGLLGTGHHYYYIGVNKIWLIVGGIFSALEPLAFLAMALFAVYMYRKGEKSHPNKIALFWTIGASIVSFIGAGLLGFAHTLPQTNIYTHGTLVTAMHGHYAFWGAYAMIVLAIISYALPNITGRKLYDSTRGHMAFWLSNIGMLGMTVAFGVAGVAQVYMERKMKMDFMDVQNEISIHFVVLLLCATLFTTGITLYILEFIKYGKPTDEALVKE
- a CDS encoding CbbQ/NirQ/NorQ/GpvN family protein, whose protein sequence is MKVAEKTIFYKAVCSEIEIFNQINQLRLPLLLKGPTGSGKSRFIEYMANEVNKTLVTVSCHEETSATDLIGRFIIKGSETVWIDGPLSIAVKNGYILYLDEVAEARPDVIVAIHSLTDHRRELFIDKLGETIRAHSDFLLVASFNPGYQKGFKELKPSTRQRFVALSFDYPKPKIEAEILVNETGIQADIAQKLVAIGTKIRNLTELGLTETVSTRLLVDAAKLINNGLPKRLAVHVAVVEPLTDEQETIQALNDLCDLMI
- a CDS encoding nitric oxide reductase activation protein NorD — translated: MGLELDEIIYKRVLKYFKNKRLNDAEILSRQINLSDIKPRLTLFARAICGAPIEIFPAEREGGYKNKNFFLPINCSLFPTKEENLKFYFFRTVYLSIQKQLNLNWDNQDNSPELSLEKAFETAPLVIGEMFEKYPSMQEFYYDAVPKLPVNKKDQSIDYSWLYGKWMKNTQEIEDENVLQNFDDNTKKIKNNVVAETTLHAKAVEEIESLTIDKKQQEDYVLMHSFEKIETAEEFNGNWRDFDGKDDLKDHQEALEEMNMKFTVRVDDMVHSVYQADFVENTSIAESAEIDEKGFHLKYDEWDFKKRKYLTDFCKVYPKTQLKTHSPYYKNTMAKYKTTLNGLRKMLTSVNNKMQQQRRQSQGDAFDLDALTDLYTDIHSGKSPDERIYLSQRKKDKDLTILVLLDISLSSDGYAAGNRVIDVEKEVSILFGEILHEFDIDFAIDGFYSKTRNFTTYLTLKDFNESWNKAKHKIGAVEPNGYTRIGPALRHAGARMDQLDAKNKWIIVLSDGKPNDYDKYEGQHGIQDIKQALRELNERKINSYALAIEAQAKYYLPQMFGQNHYQILTSPVALLKSLVKLYEKIKHQ
- a CDS encoding DUF438 domain-containing protein; this encodes MSTSETHTKVIEGHPIHTYFVETDLIHQLLEELNSINPKEEFQKFYNIFNHLATVERRFERKENQLFPFLEQKGWTGPSRNMWSFHDTIREMFRIVRKNLEDQDFTSAKHNTNLISQNLYRLLEVEENVLFPNALEMLSDEDWIKMRKGEDEIGWMLTETPPKFPKESEYIHPSQNTECRTDVVFNENATHYDEGFMTVEQVNLLFKTLPIDLTYVDENDKVIFYNRGEERVFPRSAGIIGREVRFCHPPKSVDTVLQILEAFRKGEQNEASFWINYKERLIYIRYFAVHDAQKHYKGVIEMSQDITDIKQINGEKRLLEWR
- a CDS encoding cytochrome c oxidase subunit 3 produces the protein MEIKEKSIYYPPGGILIWIITYLELITFGMAILALAYYGSEERELFHNSSLKLNKKIGTINTILLLTSGFFVAKGIHFFKAANIKKTLFYFNCAMVGGLGFLVLKSFEYYEKLDAGLHMDYNSFFRFYWLLTGFHFIHVVVGLVILLVITFSIRKKQTEATFENIEASASFWHMCDLIWLLLFPVLYLLF
- a CDS encoding cytochrome C oxidase subunit IV family protein, coding for MKDTISSTFILLLALTVIAAFLALNVSAEIMATTVVTLALIKFWLVAFQFMELKKAHPFWKYMILGFGSLMMIILIILL